One Nocardia iowensis DNA window includes the following coding sequences:
- the folC gene encoding bifunctional tetrahydrofolate synthase/dihydrofolate synthase — protein MNHEPEPQYGDDLRHPAAGPRLSSGPSPVELAEMALVEAELDTRWPETKIEPSLSRIATLMDLLGSPQQSYPAIHVAGTNGKTSVTRMIDALLTALHRRTGRITSPHLQLATERISIDNAPITPARYVETYRELQPFIEMIDTQSAAAGGPAMSKFEVLTGMAFAAFAEAPVDVAVVETGMGGTWDATNVIDGQVAVITPIGLDHTDYLGTDLAAIAGEKAGIIKRAPESLIPRDTVAIIAEQDPEAMEVLLRRAVEVDAAVAREGGEFRVLARQIAIGGQQLELQGLGGVYDEIFLPLHGEHQARNAVLALAAVEAFFGAGADRQLDIEAIRAGFASVTSPGRLERMRSAPTIFIDAAHNPAGAQALASTLTAEFDFRKLVGVVAVLADKDADGILTALEPVLDEIVVTGNGSPRAMDVDMLADLAVQRFGDERVITAPTLPDALETAIAIAEEVGEAGEMVSGAGVVVTGSVVTAGATRALFGKDPA, from the coding sequence ATGAACCACGAACCCGAACCGCAGTACGGCGACGACCTCCGGCACCCGGCCGCGGGACCGCGGCTGAGTTCCGGGCCGTCGCCGGTCGAGCTGGCCGAAATGGCTTTGGTGGAAGCCGAACTCGATACCCGCTGGCCGGAAACCAAGATCGAGCCCTCGCTCAGCCGGATCGCCACCCTGATGGACCTGCTCGGCTCGCCGCAGCAGAGCTACCCGGCGATCCATGTTGCGGGCACCAACGGCAAGACCTCGGTGACCAGGATGATCGACGCACTGCTCACCGCACTGCACCGGCGCACCGGCCGGATCACCAGCCCGCACCTGCAGCTGGCCACCGAGCGGATCAGCATCGACAACGCGCCGATCACGCCCGCCCGGTATGTCGAGACCTACCGCGAACTGCAGCCGTTCATCGAGATGATCGACACGCAGTCGGCGGCGGCGGGCGGTCCGGCGATGAGCAAGTTCGAGGTGCTTACCGGCATGGCCTTCGCGGCCTTCGCCGAGGCGCCGGTCGACGTCGCCGTCGTGGAGACCGGCATGGGCGGCACCTGGGACGCGACCAATGTCATCGACGGGCAGGTCGCGGTGATCACCCCGATCGGCTTGGACCACACCGACTACCTCGGCACCGATCTCGCCGCCATCGCGGGCGAGAAGGCCGGCATCATCAAACGCGCGCCGGAGAGCCTCATTCCGCGCGACACCGTCGCGATCATCGCCGAACAGGACCCCGAGGCGATGGAGGTGCTGCTGCGCCGCGCCGTCGAAGTAGACGCGGCGGTGGCGCGCGAAGGCGGCGAATTCCGGGTGCTGGCCCGGCAGATCGCGATCGGTGGCCAGCAGCTCGAACTGCAGGGCCTCGGCGGGGTATACGACGAGATCTTCCTGCCGCTGCACGGCGAGCATCAGGCGCGCAACGCGGTGCTCGCCCTCGCGGCGGTCGAGGCGTTCTTCGGCGCCGGTGCCGACCGGCAGCTCGACATCGAGGCCATCCGTGCGGGTTTCGCGAGCGTGACCAGTCCGGGCCGGCTCGAGCGGATGCGCAGCGCGCCGACCATCTTCATCGACGCCGCGCATAACCCGGCGGGCGCGCAGGCGCTTGCCTCGACGTTGACCGCGGAGTTCGACTTCCGCAAGCTGGTCGGGGTGGTCGCGGTGCTGGCCGACAAGGACGCGGACGGGATCCTCACCGCGCTCGAACCGGTGCTCGACGAAATCGTCGTCACCGGCAATGGTTCGCCGCGCGCGATGGACGTCGACATGCTCGCCGATCTCGCGGTACAGCGCTTCGGCGACGAACGGGTGATCACCGCGCCGACCCTGCCGGACGCGCTGGAGACCGCCATCGCCATCGCCGAGGAGGTCGGCGAGGCAGGGGAGATGGTGTCCGGTGCCGGGGTCGTGGTGACCGGCTCGGTGGTGACGGCGGGCGCGACGCGCGCGCTCTTCGGAAAGGACCCAGCGTGA
- a CDS encoding DUF4233 domain-containing protein, translating into MAGTLVLEAIVVLLALPVVGSVGGGVTWASGTYLVALAVVMFLGAGLQRRSWAMPFNLGLQVLVLLGTFIHLSIGIIGVVFAVVWGFILVLRADVRGRMEKGLLPSQRIQRSS; encoded by the coding sequence ATGGCGGGCACGCTGGTGCTCGAGGCGATCGTGGTGCTGCTCGCGCTGCCGGTCGTCGGCTCGGTCGGTGGCGGGGTGACCTGGGCGTCGGGTACCTACCTGGTGGCGCTGGCCGTGGTGATGTTCCTCGGCGCGGGGTTGCAGCGCAGATCGTGGGCGATGCCGTTCAACCTGGGACTACAGGTCCTGGTACTGCTCGGCACCTTCATCCACCTGTCCATCGGGATCATCGGGGTGGTATTCGCCGTGGTCTGGGGGTTCATCCTGGTGCTGCGCGCCGATGTGCGCGGTCGGATGGAGAAGGGCCTGCTGCCGAGTCAGCGCATCCAGCGTTCGTCCTGA
- the ndk gene encoding nucleoside-diphosphate kinase: MTEQTLVLIKPDGVARGLVGEVLVRIERKGLKIAALELKHVSEDLAKGHYAEHAEKPFFGSLIDFITSGPVVAAILEGPRAIAAFRQIAGGTDPVEKAVPGSVRGDFALETQENLVHGSDSPESAKREIALWFPEFSA, translated from the coding sequence GTGACTGAGCAGACGTTGGTACTCATCAAGCCGGACGGTGTGGCCCGTGGCCTCGTCGGCGAGGTGCTGGTACGAATCGAGCGCAAGGGCCTGAAGATCGCGGCCCTCGAGCTGAAGCATGTGTCCGAGGACCTGGCCAAGGGCCACTACGCCGAGCACGCCGAGAAGCCGTTCTTCGGCTCCCTGATCGACTTCATCACCTCCGGCCCGGTCGTCGCGGCCATCCTGGAGGGTCCACGCGCCATCGCGGCATTCCGGCAGATCGCCGGCGGCACCGACCCGGTCGAGAAGGCCGTGCCAGGCAGCGTTCGCGGAGACTTCGCCTTGGAAACCCAAGAGAACCTGGTACACGGGTCCGATTCGCCCGAATCGGCCAAGCGCGAGATTGCTCTGTGGTTCCCGGAGTTCTCGGCCTGA
- a CDS encoding translation initiation factor IF-2 N-terminal domain-containing protein: MAEKEPLETTPQDAEQLPERIRVHALAKLLGVTSKRILAKLTELGSDARSAQSNVDRAIAESVRDALGPPEGDTPAAPAAEAPVEQQAEAQQQPEAPSRGHGGLVFSAPEPLIGNSESENPNEVAHQPSVQLFTHPVREEPHVAAPVVFESAAVVQAPLFLPPDAAAAEQTRRKRRTERDVRREEPVVEQQPEEEPEAVEDDQESADQQGDADGQPRRRRRGRRGRGRGRGEQHSDADDENDSDDNEDEQHGETADSTESAESPDDNTDTEDDENEPEGASRRRRRRRRRKVAGEPAESEVTEDDPPNTVVHEREPRNKSRARATVDEVQGISGSTRLEAKRQRRRDGRDAGRRRPPILTESEFLARRESVDRVMVVREKAFPDHPTATQVAVLEDSILVEHFVTSTGSASMVGNVYLGKVQNVLPSMEAAFVDIGRGRNGVLYAGEVNWEAAGLGGKERKIEQALKPGDQVLVQVSKDPVGHKGARLTTQISLAGRFLVYVPGGTSTGISRKLPDTERKRLKEILRDIVPNDAGVIIRTASEGVAEDELARDVERLQATWRTIEKAAEGKNDGQPKTLYEEPDLLVKVIRDLFNEDFSKLVIEGDRAWSTVEKYIGTVAPEMLARVSRHDNSNGVDVFEAYRIDEQLAKALDRKVWLPSGGTLVIDRTEAMTVVDVNTGKFTGSGGSNLEETVTRNNLEAAEEIVRQMRLRDIGGMIVVDFIDMVLESNRDLVLRRLTEALGRDRTRHQVSEVTSLGLVQMTRKKLGTGLVEAFSTTCEHCHGRGILVHAYPVEPSAGDDGGAGRGTRETGSRRRRGRDKGAAAAAPAAASNGTVPVEAEEDIAVKRAHPVALAMAAHHGDADEDESTDDIEPLETEDVEVVTTEAAVAVPAEDVETEPAEVVEVVETVTETTPAAEAPAREAPARAESAPEPAADRAVTNGAPEPAPRTGRRRRVARSAAAPAADSSGAVFVLPTAEQAPAPAVDFTAEVPVEVPQRRPRRRAVGRPAGPPPAEA; this comes from the coding sequence GTGGCCGAAAAAGAGCCATTGGAAACAACACCACAGGATGCCGAACAATTGCCGGAGCGAATCCGAGTTCACGCACTCGCCAAGCTGCTGGGGGTAACGAGCAAGCGCATCCTGGCCAAGCTCACCGAGTTGGGGTCCGACGCGCGCAGCGCGCAATCGAATGTCGACCGGGCGATCGCGGAATCCGTCCGCGACGCACTCGGCCCGCCGGAAGGCGACACCCCCGCGGCCCCGGCTGCCGAGGCACCGGTCGAGCAACAGGCCGAGGCACAGCAGCAGCCGGAAGCGCCGAGTAGAGGTCACGGCGGGCTGGTCTTTTCCGCACCCGAACCGCTGATCGGCAACTCCGAGTCGGAGAACCCGAACGAGGTCGCCCACCAGCCCTCAGTGCAGCTGTTCACCCATCCGGTCCGGGAAGAGCCGCACGTCGCGGCGCCGGTGGTCTTCGAGTCCGCCGCCGTCGTGCAGGCCCCGCTGTTCCTGCCGCCGGATGCCGCGGCCGCCGAACAGACCCGGCGCAAGCGCCGCACCGAGCGCGACGTCCGCCGTGAAGAGCCGGTGGTCGAGCAACAGCCCGAGGAAGAGCCCGAAGCGGTCGAGGACGACCAGGAATCGGCCGACCAGCAGGGCGATGCCGACGGTCAGCCGCGGCGCAGGCGCCGTGGCCGCCGTGGTCGTGGCCGCGGGCGTGGCGAACAACACAGCGACGCCGATGACGAGAACGATTCGGACGACAACGAGGACGAGCAGCACGGCGAGACCGCCGACTCGACCGAGTCCGCCGAGTCGCCCGACGACAACACCGACACCGAGGACGACGAGAACGAGCCCGAGGGCGCGAGCCGTCGCCGTCGTCGTCGCCGTCGCCGCAAGGTGGCGGGCGAGCCGGCCGAGTCCGAGGTCACCGAGGACGACCCGCCGAACACCGTCGTACACGAGCGCGAACCGCGGAACAAGAGCCGCGCTCGCGCCACCGTCGACGAGGTGCAGGGCATCTCCGGTTCTACCCGGCTGGAAGCCAAGCGGCAGCGCAGGCGGGACGGCCGCGACGCGGGCCGCCGCAGGCCGCCGATCCTGACCGAGTCGGAGTTCCTGGCCCGCCGCGAATCGGTGGACCGGGTGATGGTGGTGCGCGAGAAGGCGTTCCCCGACCACCCGACCGCCACCCAGGTCGCCGTGCTCGAGGACAGCATCCTGGTCGAGCACTTCGTCACCAGTACCGGTTCCGCGTCGATGGTCGGCAATGTCTACCTCGGCAAGGTGCAGAACGTGCTGCCCAGCATGGAGGCGGCGTTCGTCGACATCGGCCGCGGCCGCAACGGCGTGCTCTACGCCGGTGAGGTGAACTGGGAGGCCGCCGGTCTCGGCGGCAAGGAACGCAAGATCGAGCAGGCGCTCAAGCCCGGCGATCAGGTGCTGGTCCAGGTCTCCAAGGATCCGGTCGGGCACAAGGGCGCCCGGCTGACCACACAGATCAGCCTCGCGGGCCGCTTCCTGGTGTACGTGCCAGGCGGCACCTCCACCGGCATCAGCCGCAAGCTGCCCGACACCGAGCGCAAGCGGCTCAAGGAAATCCTGCGCGACATCGTCCCCAACGACGCCGGTGTGATCATCCGTACCGCATCCGAGGGCGTGGCAGAGGACGAACTGGCCCGCGACGTGGAGCGACTGCAGGCGACCTGGCGCACCATCGAGAAGGCGGCCGAAGGGAAGAACGACGGCCAGCCCAAGACGCTGTACGAAGAGCCCGACCTGCTGGTCAAGGTCATCCGCGACCTGTTCAACGAGGACTTCTCCAAGCTCGTCATCGAAGGTGACCGGGCCTGGAGCACGGTCGAGAAGTACATCGGCACCGTCGCGCCGGAAATGCTCGCCAGGGTCTCCCGGCACGACAACAGCAACGGCGTCGACGTGTTCGAGGCCTACCGGATCGATGAACAGCTGGCCAAGGCGCTGGATCGCAAGGTGTGGCTGCCCTCGGGTGGCACGCTGGTGATCGACCGCACCGAGGCGATGACGGTGGTCGACGTGAACACCGGCAAGTTCACCGGTTCCGGCGGCAGCAACCTGGAAGAGACGGTCACCCGCAACAATCTGGAGGCGGCCGAGGAGATCGTGCGCCAGATGCGGCTGCGCGATATCGGCGGCATGATCGTCGTCGACTTCATCGACATGGTGCTGGAGTCGAACCGAGACCTGGTGCTGCGCAGGCTCACCGAGGCACTCGGCCGGGACCGTACTCGGCACCAGGTGTCCGAGGTGACCTCGCTCGGCCTGGTGCAGATGACCCGTAAGAAGCTGGGCACCGGCCTGGTCGAGGCGTTCTCGACGACCTGTGAGCACTGCCATGGGCGCGGCATCCTGGTGCACGCCTACCCGGTGGAGCCGTCCGCGGGCGACGACGGTGGGGCCGGGCGTGGAACTCGGGAAACCGGTTCGCGTCGCCGCCGTGGTCGCGACAAGGGCGCGGCAGCCGCCGCACCCGCGGCCGCGAGCAATGGCACCGTGCCGGTCGAGGCCGAGGAGGATATCGCCGTCAAGCGGGCCCACCCGGTCGCGCTGGCGATGGCCGCGCATCACGGCGACGCCGACGAGGACGAATCGACCGACGACATCGAGCCGCTCGAGACCGAGGATGTCGAGGTCGTGACGACCGAAGCCGCGGTCGCCGTGCCCGCTGAGGACGTGGAGACCGAACCGGCCGAGGTCGTCGAGGTCGTCGAGACGGTCACCGAGACCACCCCGGCCGCCGAGGCACCGGCCCGCGAGGCACCGGCCCGCGCGGAATCGGCGCCGGAGCCGGCTGCGGATCGCGCGGTAACCAACGGTGCGCCAGAACCGGCCCCGCGTACCGGACGGCGTCGCAGGGTCGCTCGTTCGGCCGCCGCACCGGCCGCGGACAGCAGTGGTGCGGTGTTCGTGCTGCCGACCGCGGAGCAGGCTCCTGCCCCCGCTGTCGACTTCACCGCCGAGGTTCCGGTGGAGGTGCCGCAGCGTCGGCCACGCCGCCGTGCCGTCGGTCGTCCCGCTGGTCCGCCGCCCGCGGAGGCGTAG
- the rplU gene encoding 50S ribosomal protein L21 codes for MATYAIVKTGGKQYKVAVGDLVKVEKIEGKPGTAVALDPVLVVDGADLTTDAAKLAKVSVAAEVVEQTKGPKIRIHKFKNKTGYHKRQGHRQPLTVIKVTGIK; via the coding sequence ATGGCAACGTACGCGATCGTCAAGACCGGCGGAAAGCAGTACAAGGTCGCGGTCGGTGACCTGGTGAAGGTCGAGAAGATCGAGGGTAAGCCGGGTACTGCCGTCGCCCTGGATCCGGTTCTCGTCGTTGACGGGGCCGACCTGACCACCGACGCCGCGAAGCTGGCCAAGGTCTCCGTGGCCGCAGAGGTCGTCGAGCAGACCAAGGGCCCGAAGATCCGCATCCACAAGTTCAAGAACAAGACCGGCTACCACAAGCGTCAGGGTCACCGTCAGCCGCTGACGGTCATCAAGGTCACCGGCATCAAGTAA
- the rpmA gene encoding 50S ribosomal protein L27, whose amino-acid sequence MAHKKGASSSRNGRDSNAQRLGVKRFGGQKVNAGEILVRQRGTHFHPGVNVGRGGDDTLFALAAGAVEFGTKRGRKTVNIVVPEPVEA is encoded by the coding sequence ATGGCACACAAGAAGGGTGCGTCCAGCTCCCGGAACGGTCGCGATTCCAACGCCCAGCGACTCGGCGTCAAGCGCTTCGGCGGCCAGAAGGTCAACGCAGGCGAGATCCTGGTGCGTCAGCGCGGAACCCACTTCCACCCCGGCGTGAACGTCGGCCGTGGCGGTGACGACACCCTATTCGCCCTCGCGGCGGGCGCGGTCGAGTTCGGCACCAAGCGTGGACGCAAGACCGTCAACATCGTCGTCCCGGAGCCGGTTGAGGCCTGA
- the obgE gene encoding GTPase ObgE has protein sequence MSKFIDRVVLHVRAGKGGHGCASVLREKFMPLGGPNGGNGGNGGDVILEVDPNVHTLLDFHFHPHAKAGNGKPGEGSNRDGKQGTDLLLKVPDGTMVLDGNGKVLMDLVGAGNRFIAARGGRGGLGNAALASKARKAPGFALLGEDGEECDLILELKSVADVGLVGFPSAGKSSLVSVLSAAKPKIADYPFTTLVPNLGVVLSGDTTFTVADVPGLIPGASEGRGLGLDFLRHIERCAVLAHVVDCATLEPGRDPVSDVDALEAELAAYKPALSADATLGDLADRPRVVILNKIDVPDAAELAEMVTPEFTARGWPVFEISAVSREGLRPLTFALADLVLQYREAHPKAAPARPVIRPIAVNQSGFSVIADPQEPGGFIVRGSQPERWVKQTQFDNDEAVGYLADRLARLGVEDELVKQGAEPGAPVTIGNVTFEWEPMIAAGIERVPTGRGTDIRLEQDERISAAERKHASRVRRGLVKDDEE, from the coding sequence ATGTCCAAGTTCATCGACCGTGTCGTACTGCACGTGCGTGCCGGCAAGGGCGGACACGGCTGTGCTTCGGTGCTTCGCGAGAAGTTCATGCCGCTCGGCGGACCCAACGGTGGTAATGGCGGCAACGGCGGGGACGTGATCCTCGAGGTCGACCCCAACGTGCACACCCTGCTGGACTTCCACTTCCACCCGCACGCCAAGGCAGGCAACGGCAAGCCAGGCGAAGGCAGCAACCGCGACGGCAAGCAGGGCACCGACCTGCTGCTCAAGGTGCCCGACGGCACCATGGTGCTCGACGGCAACGGCAAGGTCCTGATGGACCTGGTCGGCGCGGGCAACCGCTTCATCGCCGCCCGTGGCGGCCGCGGCGGACTCGGCAACGCCGCCCTCGCCTCGAAAGCGCGCAAGGCCCCCGGCTTCGCGCTGCTCGGCGAGGACGGCGAAGAGTGCGACCTGATCCTCGAGCTCAAGTCCGTCGCCGATGTCGGCCTGGTCGGCTTCCCGTCGGCGGGCAAGTCCTCGCTGGTTTCCGTGCTGTCGGCGGCCAAGCCGAAGATCGCGGACTACCCGTTCACCACCCTGGTGCCCAACCTCGGTGTGGTGCTCAGCGGCGACACCACCTTCACCGTCGCCGATGTGCCCGGCCTGATCCCGGGTGCCAGCGAAGGCCGTGGTCTCGGGCTGGACTTCCTGCGGCACATCGAACGCTGCGCGGTACTCGCGCACGTCGTGGACTGCGCCACGCTCGAGCCCGGCCGTGACCCGGTCTCCGACGTGGACGCGCTCGAAGCGGAACTCGCGGCCTACAAACCGGCGCTGAGCGCCGATGCGACCCTGGGCGACCTGGCCGACCGCCCGCGCGTGGTGATCCTGAACAAGATCGACGTACCCGATGCCGCCGAGCTGGCCGAAATGGTCACCCCCGAATTCACCGCGCGCGGCTGGCCGGTCTTCGAGATCTCGGCGGTGAGCCGAGAGGGCTTGCGGCCCTTGACTTTCGCGCTCGCGGATCTGGTGCTCCAGTATCGTGAGGCACATCCCAAGGCGGCGCCGGCGCGTCCGGTGATCCGGCCGATCGCGGTGAACCAGTCCGGCTTCAGCGTGATCGCGGACCCGCAGGAGCCGGGCGGCTTCATCGTGCGCGGCTCGCAGCCCGAGCGCTGGGTGAAGCAGACGCAGTTCGACAACGACGAGGCCGTCGGTTACCTCGCGGACCGGCTTGCCCGCCTCGGTGTCGAAGACGAGCTGGTCAAGCAAGGTGCGGAGCCGGGTGCCCCGGTGACCATCGGCAACGTCACCTTCGAATGGGAGCCGATGATCGCGGCGGGCATCGAACGGGTGCCCACCGGCCGCGGCACCGATATCCGGTTGGAACAGGACGAGCGCATCAGCGCCGCCGAGCGCAAGCACGCCTCGCGGGTGCGCCGCGGTCTGGTCAAGGACGACGAGGAGTAA